In a genomic window of Thunnus thynnus chromosome 16, fThuThy2.1, whole genome shotgun sequence:
- the htr1d gene encoding 5-hydroxytryptamine receptor 1D, translating to MELDNSSLDYFTSNITEIPNTTTTPPWSKATLLGLQIFLSALLAIVTLATVLSNAFVIATIFLTRKLHTPANFLIGSLAVTDLLVSILVMPISIVYTVSKTWSLGQIVCDIWLSSDITFCTASILHLCVIALDRYWAITDALEYSKRRTMRRAAIMVGVVWVISISISMPPLFWRQAKAHEELTECMVNTDQISYTLYSTFGAFYVPTVLLIILYGRIYVAARSRIFKTPSSSGKRFTTAQLIQTSAGSSLCSLNSASNQEAHLHSGTGNAGIGGGGGGSPLFMNSVKVKLADSMMERKRLCAARERKATKTLGIILGAFIICWLPFFVGTLVMAICKECWFDPVLFDIFTWLGYLNSLINPIIYTAFNDEFKQAFQKLIKFRRFS from the coding sequence ATGGAACTGGATAACAGCTCGCTGGACTACTTCACCAGCAACATCACAGAGATTCCTAATACCACTACAACTCCACCCTGGAGTAAGGCCACGCTGCTTGGCCTCCAGATCTTCCTGTCTGCACTGCTGGCTATTGTCACCCTGGCTACTGTGCTGTCAAACGCCTTTGTCATCGCCACCATCTTTCTGACCAGGAAGCTCCACACACCTGCCAACTTCCTGATCGGCTCGCTTGCTGTCACAGACCTGTTGGTGTCTATTTTAGTCATGCCGATTAGCATAGTGTACACTGTGAGCAAGACGTGGTCACTGGGGCAGATTGTGTGTGACATCTGGCTGTCGTCTGACATCACTTTCTGCACGGCCTCCATCTTACACCTGTGTGTGATTGCATTAGACCGCTACTGGGCCATCACAGACGCGTTGGAGTACTCGAAACGCCGCACCATGCGGCGGGCGGCGATCATGGTTGGGGTGGTGTGGGTGATCTCTATATCGATTTCCATGCCTCCACTTTTCTGGCGGCAGGCCAAAGCCCACGAGGAGCTGACAGAGTGCATGGTGAATACAGATCAGATCTCTTATACCCTATACTCAACCTTTGGCGCCTTTTATGTTCCCACAGTGCTTCTCATCATCCTCTACGGACGGATCTATGTTGCCGCTCGCTCCCGCATCTTTAAGACACCATCATCCTCTGGGAAACGTTTCACCACAGCCCAGCTCATCCAGACCTCTGCAGGCTCGTCTCTCTGTTCTCTTAATTCCGCCTCTAACCAGGAAGCGCACCTACACTCTGGCACAGGGAATGCGGGaattggaggaggaggaggcggatcACCTCTGTTCATGAACAGTGTGAAAGTGAAGCTGGCAGACAGCATGATGGAGAGGAAACGTCTGTGTGCAGCTCGGGAAAGGAAAGCGACCAAGACATTGGGCATCATCCTGGGCGCATTCATCATCTGTTGGCTTCCATTCTTTGTCGGCACTCTTGTCATGGCCATATGTAAAGAGTGCTGGTTTGATCCAGTGCTTTTTGATATCTTTACCTGGCTGGgatacctgaactccctcatcaATCCCATAATCTACACTGCATTCAATGATGAGTTCAAGCAGGCTTTCCAAAAACTCATCAAATTCAGAAGGTTCTCCTGA